The Mytilus galloprovincialis chromosome 11, xbMytGall1.hap1.1, whole genome shotgun sequence genome contains the following window.
aactccgaggaaaattcacaacggaaagtccctaatcaagtggcaaaatcaaataataaaacacatcaaacaaatggacaacaactgtcaaattcctgacttggtacaggcattttcaaatgtagaaaatggtggattaaacctggttttatagcgctaaacctctaacttgtacgacagtcgcattaATTTCAATTGTAtggacaatgatgcgtgaacaaaatgtcacaaatagggacTCCATAAAAAATTAGGGGTGATTCAAGGTGCTCCGGATGTAGAAACAGATCCTGCTTTACATATCACAGCGAGAACTTCAATACTACAAAAATACCTTTAAACTTTGGTGCAAAAATAAACAACCCATCCTAATATACCGACAAAAATGTGTAGTACCACAGTGTGTAACCAATGACCacgtatgtcaaattcgaggtttAAGTTAAAAACGACAGGAGAAAACCGTACCTGTTGTTTCTCTGATTTATATTTCTTGTGCAAAAATGAACAACTCGTTCTAATATACGGAAACAATGTGTAGTACCACAGTGcgtttttttatttcgatatatttCACACATTTTTGCAGAAATGGGACAAGCAGAATCAAAAGAAGTGATAGCAGatggaaaatttgaaaaactgAAGCAAATAGCAACAAGACAAGGACCGGCTGCAGTTTCACAGTATCTTAAGGATAATGTGAATCAATGGAAAGAAGAAAAAGTATTATTTGCCGTTACTGGAAGGTCCGCTACAGGAAAATCAATGTTTATTAATAAAATCAGAGATGTCCAACCAACTGATGAAAAATTCGCTAAATCTGGAAGTGGAAACACTACAAAAGAGCCAACAGCTTACCAGAATCCACAGAATAAAAGAATAGTTTTCTATGACTTACCAGGAGTTGGAACAatggaatttaaaaaagaaacatacatagcAGATATGCAATTAAGGAAATATGattactttttcatattttttgacaAAGTTGTAAGTGAAGATGACTATTTCCTGGTCTGTAAATTAGTAGAAATTAAAAAGCCATTTTGTTTAGTGAGGTCAAAAATTGATGACGATTTGAGAAATGCGGAAGATGACGGTAAGAGGAAGGAAGAAGTAATTCCAGCAATTAGAGAACAAATTAAGGAACAGATATCACGTTATGAACATCTGAAGAATTCCGATGCAATTTTTCTTATATCTAGCAAAAGGAAAGACACAGGAGATTGGGAAAATCTGCTACACCATATCGAAAAATGTTTGCCACCACCTAAATTTGAAACTTTTATGTATTCACTGCCAACACTTACGGAAAATGTGATAGATTTAAAGTACCAAACATTGAGGAAACGAATAAAACTGGCTACATTGGCTGCTGCTTGCATAGCAGCAGCTCCAGTACCCGGATTAGACGTTGTTGCAAATCTAGCATTATTAGTAGAAGAAGTTGTTCATTATATTAATGTTTTTGGTCTCTCAAAAGAAAGGCTAGAGGCTTTGGATGGATTGCATCGTAAAATATTAAATTGCGCTAGTTTTCATATTCAGGATCTTCCTGGCATGGATTTGGCAAAAGTCATTATTGCCCAATTAGGAAAATATGTAGCAATATTTACAATAGAATCTGTTGCCGACATATTCCTACCTATAATCGGATCAATTGTTTCTGCTGGGACATCGGCAGTTTTTACGTATCGCTACCTAAGTCGTACTCTTGACAATTTTAGAGATGACGCTCGTATAGTTTATAGATTTGTGATGGATAAACAGGATATCAAAGTATAAAAGTGTTTAGATAAACCGAATGTTGTACTAGATTTATATTTAGTTAAAAACCACGCAATGTTAGTTTTGAGTTTATGTAGTTGCTGCAATAACAGTCCTGTCATGTATAGTCATTTTAATTAACAATAACATGTTTGTCATGTTGTTATATCGGGCCTTGTAATTGTTGTTTACTGTAAAACGTAATGACTGTACGATATGTTtgcctcattgttgaaggtcacaTCCGGGTTATTATGTCtctgttaataaaattgagaatggaaatggggaatgtgttaatgTGTCCCTGGCCCTTCCTTTTCGGCAAagaaaatttggttgcttatatagggaatcactgaaccGTGACTGGAGCGGGACCCCTCTAAGCTctaaggcagtcagtgggcccccacttatgaaaatttctggatccgtcaGTGGTCATCAAAAGTTGTCTACCACTTCTGATTTTAACATAATGTAGGTATTCAGATTAAAACAAATGTCAACTTTATCTACTAACTAGGAATTGTTGTTTtcttaaggcagcaaccatttgattttcggggggggggggggggggggggctatggattttttttggaaaaacaggtttgttttcagtttttggagaaaaaataatttgtttttgaccctgaataaaaaaaattgtttgattcaCCCTCAGCtcccactatatgtaatgctaaaattgaaagaNNNNNNNNNNNNNNNNNNNNNNNNNNNNNNNNNNNNNNNNNNNNNNNNNNNNNNNNNNNNNNNNNNNNNNNNNNNNNNNNNNNNNNNNNNNNNNNNNNNNCGTGTCCCTGTTCTTgcagacttgtttctttattattatgaggctgactgcATACAGgaaaaaataagaagttagcaatatcctttaattttGCTTTCCGCtaaatagatgatgttctctcactaaataattcacaaTTTGGTTACTATGTTGAaggcatctatcccatcgaactagagataaaagatacaacatatacagttaatatttaaaaaaaagaagatgtggtatgattgccaatgagacaactatccacaagagaccaaaatgacacaaacattaacaactataggtcaccgtacggccttcaactatgagcaaagcccataccgcgtaagcagctataaaaagccccgacatgacaatgtaaaacaattcaaaagagaaaactaacggccttatttgtattaaaaaaattaacgaaaaacaaatatgtaacacaaaaacaaacgacaaccactgaattacaggctcctgatttgggacaggcacagattaAGTCTATATGCCTCATATCTTTacttacgtcgttactacaatcccattccctttaGATGAATTCGGccaaccgaattagactatttaccagatttgttatacATGAGCAACATAaagggtgtcacatgtggagcaggatctgctcacccttccggagcacctgagatcacctccaggttttggtggggttcttgttgcgcagtcttaagttttctattttgtttcttgtgtactattatgtgtctgtttgtctttttcatttttggccatggtgttgtcagttttttttttttatatttatgagttttcactgttcctctggtatcttttgcccctctctTAAATAAGATTCATCTGTTAGAATTTCTGAAATATTCATATTCATGTTTCAGAAATGGGGAAAGCTGAGTCGAAAGAACTGCCAAAAGATGATGAATATGCGGAATTACGAGTGATTGCAGAAAAGCAAGGACCATCCGCAGTGTCTAAATATCTCCAAGAATACATAAGTCAATGTAAAAACGAGAAAGTGGCATTTGCCATAACTGGTAGGACTGCTACAGGAAAATCgacatttattaataaaatgaacaatgtTAACCCAGGAGATATTGGATTTGCTAAATCTGGAAGCGGAAACACTACAAAA
Protein-coding sequences here:
- the LOC143051459 gene encoding interferon-gamma-inducible GTPase 10-like — translated: MGQAESKEVIADGKFEKLKQIATRQGPAAVSQYLKDNVNQWKEEKVLFAVTGRSATGKSMFINKIRDVQPTDEKFAKSGSGNTTKEPTAYQNPQNKRIVFYDLPGVGTMEFKKETYIADMQLRKYDYFFIFFDKVVSEDDYFLVCKLVEIKKPFCLVRSKIDDDLRNAEDDGKRKEEVIPAIREQIKEQISRYEHLKNSDAIFLISSKRKDTGDWENLLHHIEKCLPPPKFETFMYSLPTLTENVIDLKYQTLRKRIKLATLAAACIAAAPVPGLDVVANLALLVEEVVHYINVFGLSKERLEALDGLHRKILNCASFHIQDLPGMDLAKVIIAQLGKYVAIFTIESVADIFLPIIGSIVSAGTSAVFTYRYLSRTLDNFRDDARIVYRFVMDKQDIKV